A portion of the Corynebacterium occultum genome contains these proteins:
- a CDS encoding ROK family protein, with protein sequence MSLFPTEHTVGLDIGGTNLRAGVVSEAGEIIDSRSMPTPRTVEELELGIADLVTQLRREHPIQAVGLSVAGFLDPECEIVRFAPHLPWRGAPVRRIITGLLDLPVRLEHDANSAAWGEYRYGAARDVDNWVLLAIGTGIGATLMNNGEIYRGAYGTAPEFGHLPVVPGGRPCSCGKRGCLERYCSGTALVTSALEELASAKHPESELTRRLRAHPDSVNGEHVFAAAQQGEPVAVAAVESFIHWLGEALAIVADVLDPELILIGGGVSRDAEFFLNEATERFAGRIVGAGYRPLPRVVSAELGGDAGMIGVADLARSVAVA encoded by the coding sequence ATGTCCTTGTTCCCGACCGAACACACGGTTGGCCTAGACATCGGAGGCACCAACCTCCGGGCCGGTGTCGTGAGCGAGGCCGGGGAGATCATCGACTCCCGTTCGATGCCCACCCCACGGACCGTCGAGGAACTGGAACTCGGCATCGCCGATCTGGTCACCCAGCTGCGCCGTGAGCATCCGATTCAGGCGGTGGGCCTGTCGGTGGCTGGTTTCCTGGACCCGGAGTGTGAGATCGTCCGTTTCGCCCCCCACCTGCCCTGGCGGGGGGCTCCGGTACGTCGCATCATCACCGGCCTGCTCGACCTGCCGGTCCGGCTGGAGCATGACGCCAACTCCGCAGCCTGGGGTGAGTATCGCTATGGTGCAGCCCGGGACGTCGATAATTGGGTGCTGCTGGCGATCGGCACCGGCATCGGGGCCACCCTGATGAATAACGGTGAGATCTACCGGGGTGCTTATGGCACCGCACCGGAGTTCGGTCATCTCCCGGTGGTCCCCGGTGGCCGCCCCTGTTCCTGCGGCAAGCGGGGATGCCTGGAACGCTACTGTTCCGGCACCGCCCTGGTCACCTCTGCCCTGGAGGAGCTGGCTTCGGCGAAACACCCTGAGAGTGAGCTCACCCGCAGGCTGAGGGCCCACCCGGATTCCGTCAACGGGGAACATGTCTTCGCTGCCGCCCAGCAGGGCGAGCCGGTGGCCGTGGCGGCGGTCGAATCCTTCATCCACTGGTTGGGGGAGGCCCTGGCAATTGTGGCGGACGTCCTCGACCCGGAGCTGATCCTGATCGGTGGTGGTGTCTCCCGGGACGCTGAATTCTTCCTCAATGAGGCCACCGAGCGCTTCGCGGGGCGGATCGTGGGGGCAGGATACCGCCCCCTGCCCCGTGTGGTCAGCGCTGAACTCGGGGGTGACGCAGGTATGATCGGCGTAGCTGATCTGGCCCGGAGCGTGGCCGTCGCCTAG
- a CDS encoding lysophospholipid acyltransferase family protein — MHNKWYSIFKHVLIGPFLRVWNRPELEGVERIPTEGPIIMASSHQSVMDSFYFPLMCPRQMVFPAKKEYFTAPGVVGAIQRWFFKAVNQIPIDRDADNAGESLMAAGKKVLGEGGMLGIYPEGTRSPDGRVYRGRTGAARVALATGVKIVPVGMIGSRDANPIGTWVPRPRKVRMKVGELIDPVAYVRSQGLEPDDRQAPRALTDHIMQVLKDLVGAEYVDVYASEVKKSLEAGKGYPAGTEPR, encoded by the coding sequence ATGCACAACAAGTGGTACTCGATCTTCAAGCACGTGCTGATCGGCCCCTTTCTGCGTGTCTGGAACCGTCCGGAGCTCGAGGGGGTGGAGCGTATCCCCACCGAGGGGCCGATCATCATGGCATCCTCCCACCAGTCGGTGATGGATTCCTTCTACTTTCCGTTGATGTGCCCCCGGCAGATGGTCTTCCCGGCGAAAAAGGAGTACTTCACCGCGCCGGGTGTGGTCGGCGCCATCCAGCGGTGGTTCTTCAAGGCGGTCAACCAGATCCCGATCGACCGGGATGCGGATAACGCCGGTGAGTCCCTGATGGCTGCCGGCAAGAAGGTCCTGGGTGAGGGCGGCATGCTCGGTATCTACCCGGAGGGCACCCGCTCCCCGGACGGCCGGGTTTACCGGGGTCGCACCGGAGCCGCCCGGGTGGCCTTGGCCACGGGCGTGAAGATTGTGCCGGTGGGCATGATCGGTTCCCGGGATGCCAACCCCATCGGAACCTGGGTGCCGCGTCCCCGGAAGGTCCGGATGAAGGTCGGGGAACTCATTGACCCGGTGGCTTATGTCCGCTCCCAGGGTCTGGAGCCGGATGACCGCCAGGCACCCCGGGCCCTCACCGACCACATCATGCAGGTTCTGAAGGATCTGGTGGGCGCTGAGTACGTGGATGTCTATGCCTCTGAGGTCAAGAAGTCGCTGGAGGCGGGTAAGGGTTACCCCGCGGGGACGGAACCGCGTTAG
- a CDS encoding polyadenylate-specific 3'-exoribonuclease AS: protein MRYFYDTEFIEDGRTIELVSIGIVAEDGREYYAVSTDFDATKAGPWVRENVLNQLPSPADKVWKSRDAIRREVLAFLTSANTRPELWAWVGAYDHVVLAQLFGDMTEMPKALPRFTRELKQYWEMAGKPKLPLAPAGVHDALVDARHNLDKFRACMDAMPLHRGSRARR from the coding sequence GTGCGTTATTTCTACGACACCGAGTTCATTGAAGACGGCAGGACCATCGAGCTGGTGTCCATCGGTATCGTCGCCGAGGACGGCCGCGAATACTATGCCGTTTCCACCGATTTCGATGCCACCAAGGCCGGCCCCTGGGTACGGGAAAATGTTCTCAACCAGCTGCCCAGCCCGGCGGACAAGGTGTGGAAATCCCGGGATGCCATCCGCCGTGAGGTGCTGGCCTTCCTCACCTCCGCCAACACCCGCCCCGAGCTCTGGGCCTGGGTGGGTGCCTATGACCATGTGGTGTTGGCTCAGCTTTTCGGCGACATGACTGAGATGCCCAAGGCCCTGCCCCGGTTTACCCGGGAGCTCAAGCAGTACTGGGAGATGGCCGGAAAACCGAAGCTCCCGCTCGCCCCGGCCGGGGTGCATGATGCTCTGGTCGATGCCCGCCATAACCTCGACAAGTTCCGGGCCTGCATGGATGCCATGCCCCTGCACCGCGGTAGCCGCGCCCGTCGATAA
- a CDS encoding glycosyltransferase family 4 protein: MGKTLLVTNDFPPTIGGIQSYLRDFLATLDPAEVVVFASTQDAVAATEYDRQVGYEVVRWPRRIMLPTPATTRRMAKIIREREIDTVWFGAAAPLALMAGAAREAGARRIISTTHGHEVGWSMLPIARQVLRRIGRETDVLTYISEYTLRRFRRAFGSRPRFEHLPSGVDVELFRPLAEDEKKQIRAEFGEGPLLVCISRLVPRKGQDQLIRALPEIRRRHPGTRLLIIGQGSYERTLRKMTEPLGEAVVFTGKVGLERMRSLLAAADIFAMPARTRGRGLDVEGLGIVYLEAQACGVAVIAGDSGGAPETVTPESGMVVGGRDLGALIDAADLLLSDPALRGRMGQAGREHVVASWTWERMGERLRGILA; this comes from the coding sequence ATGGGTAAAACTCTGCTGGTGACCAATGACTTCCCGCCGACGATCGGTGGCATCCAGTCCTATCTCCGGGATTTTCTGGCCACCCTGGATCCTGCGGAGGTGGTGGTCTTCGCCTCCACCCAGGATGCGGTGGCGGCTACGGAGTATGACCGGCAGGTGGGCTATGAGGTGGTTCGCTGGCCTCGTCGGATCATGTTGCCGACCCCGGCCACCACCCGCCGCATGGCGAAGATCATCCGGGAGCGGGAAATCGACACGGTCTGGTTCGGGGCGGCGGCCCCCCTGGCATTGATGGCTGGGGCGGCACGGGAGGCGGGGGCCCGCCGGATAATTTCCACCACCCACGGCCATGAGGTGGGGTGGTCCATGTTGCCGATTGCCCGCCAGGTGCTGCGCCGCATCGGCCGGGAGACTGATGTGCTCACCTATATCTCGGAGTACACGCTGCGACGATTCCGGCGGGCCTTTGGCTCCCGGCCAAGGTTTGAGCATCTGCCTTCCGGGGTGGACGTGGAGCTTTTCCGGCCCCTGGCCGAGGATGAGAAGAAACAGATCCGGGCGGAATTCGGGGAGGGACCGCTGCTGGTGTGCATTTCCAGGCTGGTTCCCCGCAAAGGTCAGGATCAGCTGATCCGAGCGTTACCGGAGATTCGCCGTCGACACCCTGGCACCAGGTTGCTGATCATCGGGCAGGGTTCCTATGAACGCACCCTGCGGAAAATGACGGAACCTCTGGGTGAGGCGGTGGTGTTCACCGGCAAGGTGGGACTGGAACGGATGCGTTCCCTGCTGGCAGCGGCCGATATTTTCGCCATGCCGGCCCGGACCCGTGGCAGGGGGCTGGACGTGGAGGGGCTGGGCATCGTCTACCTGGAGGCCCAGGCCTGTGGGGTGGCGGTGATCGCCGGCGACTCCGGAGGGGCCCCGGAGACAGTCACCCCGGAAAGCGGCATGGTCGTCGGAGGCCGGGACCTGGGGGCGCTTATCGACGCCGCGGACCTCCTGCTCAGCGATCCGGCACTGCGGGGCCGCATGGGGCAGGCGGGGCGGGAACATGTGGTGGCATCGTGGACCTGGGAGCGGATGGGGGAGCGCCTGCGTGGGATCCTGGCTTAG
- a CDS encoding C40 family peptidase has product MGKHRSQNLTTVRRIATASAVAVGATAIAAAPANAVEISVAGSSVNVDDRMLSQIQGLENIPNIGAFIPSIVEQAAPVEYGNAVAAVAEPAAPVQQAYHAPSNGQAIVDAARSKIGSPYGWGATGPSAFDCSGLTSWAYQQAGKSIPRTSQAQAAAGTPVSISDLQPGDIIAYYGGASHVAIYAGNGMMIDALNSGSTVQERPVNYMPIHSAFRF; this is encoded by the coding sequence GTGGGTAAGCACCGTAGCCAGAACCTGACCACCGTCCGTCGCATCGCCACCGCATCCGCAGTGGCTGTCGGCGCCACCGCCATCGCAGCTGCACCGGCCAACGCCGTCGAGATCAGCGTCGCCGGTTCCAGCGTCAACGTTGACGATCGGATGCTGTCCCAGATCCAGGGCCTGGAGAATATCCCGAACATCGGCGCATTCATCCCGAGCATCGTCGAGCAGGCCGCACCGGTCGAGTACGGCAACGCAGTCGCCGCTGTCGCTGAGCCGGCCGCCCCGGTCCAGCAGGCCTACCACGCCCCGTCCAACGGCCAGGCCATCGTGGATGCCGCACGTTCCAAGATCGGATCCCCCTACGGCTGGGGTGCCACCGGCCCGAGCGCCTTCGACTGCTCCGGCCTGACCAGCTGGGCTTACCAGCAGGCTGGCAAGTCCATCCCGCGCACCTCCCAGGCGCAGGCCGCTGCCGGCACCCCCGTCAGCATCTCCGACCTGCAGCCCGGTGACATCATCGCCTACTACGGTGGTGCTTCCCACGTGGCAATCTACGCTGGCAACGGCATGATGATCGATGCCCTTAACTCCGGTTCCACCGTCCAGGAGCGTCCGGTCAACTACATGCCGATCCACTCCGCATTCCGTTTCTAG
- a CDS encoding acyltransferase family protein: MPTAGAAPVKERLAWPDVAKGVSIIGVVLLHVSLAVPQGMESLAAEINHVLDPLRMPLFFLVSGFFSVKILKYSFAELFTRRLWFFLVPYVIWVPIELWTKFREYNIFHETPMPGPWTYVRHLVEARNMAWFLFALTVFSLILWSTRKFSHWAGIAVAFVPLLLLPLNSEWHMIGKAVMYLPMFILGARLRSMINEFAATALEPRRIVFGAVFYVTGFGVSTLAVALHTPFAERLLLPLGGSFGTQEMQMIINMTVHLLMLPAAIIGAVLLAKVPVVSPVLQSLGRNTLPIYLGHPIALTVLYHYNVRAEDWQIQLGAEDVWSRTSTWMVVAMAISAIGAILFWLMMKVPVLKWTLTPPRIDRLIPASRGADRSSRAAQGQAVQLREGAGASRRR, encoded by the coding sequence ATGCCCACAGCTGGCGCGGCCCCAGTTAAAGAACGTCTGGCCTGGCCGGACGTTGCCAAGGGTGTCTCCATCATTGGCGTGGTGCTGCTGCATGTCAGCCTCGCCGTGCCGCAGGGCATGGAAAGCCTGGCTGCGGAGATCAACCACGTCTTGGACCCGCTGCGGATGCCGCTCTTTTTCCTGGTCAGCGGTTTCTTCTCGGTGAAGATCCTGAAGTACAGCTTCGCCGAACTCTTCACCCGCCGGCTGTGGTTTTTCCTGGTGCCCTATGTGATCTGGGTGCCGATTGAACTGTGGACCAAGTTCCGCGAGTACAACATCTTCCATGAAACCCCCATGCCGGGACCCTGGACCTATGTCCGGCACCTGGTGGAGGCCCGGAACATGGCCTGGTTCCTTTTCGCCCTGACGGTGTTCAGCCTGATCCTCTGGTCCACCCGTAAGTTCTCGCACTGGGCAGGTATCGCGGTGGCCTTTGTGCCACTGCTGCTGCTCCCCCTGAACTCGGAATGGCACATGATAGGCAAGGCGGTGATGTATCTGCCGATGTTCATCCTGGGTGCCCGCCTGCGTTCCATGATCAACGAGTTCGCGGCCACCGCCCTGGAGCCACGGCGGATCGTCTTTGGGGCAGTTTTCTATGTCACCGGTTTCGGGGTATCCACCCTGGCGGTGGCGCTGCACACTCCCTTCGCGGAGCGGCTGCTGCTGCCCCTGGGAGGAAGTTTCGGCACCCAGGAAATGCAGATGATCATCAACATGACGGTGCATCTGCTGATGCTGCCCGCCGCGATCATCGGGGCGGTGCTGCTGGCCAAGGTGCCGGTGGTCTCCCCGGTGCTGCAGTCACTGGGACGTAACACCCTGCCGATCTACCTGGGGCACCCCATTGCCCTGACCGTGCTGTACCACTACAACGTCCGGGCCGAGGACTGGCAGATCCAGCTGGGTGCGGAGGATGTCTGGAGCCGAACCAGCACCTGGATGGTGGTGGCCATGGCGATCTCCGCGATCGGTGCGATCCTGTTCTGGCTGATGATGAAGGTTCCGGTGCTCAAGTGGACCCTGACCCCGCCACGGATCGACCGTCTCATCCCTGCCAGCCGGGGTGCGGACCGCAGTTCCCGGGCGGCGCAGGGTCAGGCTGTGCAGCTGCGGGAAGGGGCCGGGGCCTCCCGGCGGCGGTGA